A section of the Styela clava chromosome 9, kaStyClav1.hap1.2, whole genome shotgun sequence genome encodes:
- the LOC120339581 gene encoding dol-P-Glc:Glc(2)Man(9)GlcNAc(2)-PP-Dol alpha-1,2-glucosyltransferase-like isoform X1 — MLLHVGLYVLCSAAILQAVCQILPAPFIDEIFHIPQAQHYCNGSFSEWNDKITTPPGLYLSSLLLQVPFLILSPHLYCTVLTLRAVNVIFNAINMLLIYYIMKEISSTKQTNYEGNNAPQKEYAMMKIQALTISMFPVNYFFSFLYYTDPGSTLFVLAAYLANLKSMHKTSAFLGLFSVFFRQTNIVWVLFLAGCTAVKEMVKADSIEKIETSPDIKDKLVRFLVGIVSAAIKYLLVIDNFLRILKLVWPYLFVLASFAMFILINGGIVLGDKLNHEVSLHAPQLLYFFGFALFFSSPFLISLSQIRNFFAAVVKNPLKFMTFALICILLIIKYTHIHIFVLSDNRHYTFYLCRYVLKYPLFRLLLVPLYIYAGWAMNQRLDSPRCLGIWKLVLLICICAVTVPQKLIEVRYFIIPYILFRVNIRVTEMYQVVLEFLLYFLINAFTLYVFFTKEIVWPDINDPQRIIW, encoded by the exons ATGCTATTGCATGTGGGATTATATGTTCTTTGCAGTGCTGCTATATTGCAAGCAGTTTGTCAGATTCTGCCTGCTCCATTCATTGATGAAATCTTTCACATACCACAAGCTCAACATTACTGCAACGGATCGTTTTCTGAG TGGAATGACAAGATCACAACTCCACCTGGcctttatttatcatctctACTTCTTCAAGTTCCATTTTTAATACTCTCTCCACATCTATATTGCACTGTACTGACATTAAGAGCTGTCAATGTGATTTTTAATGCTATAAATATGCTCCTAATCTACTATATCATGAAGGAAATTTCAagtacaaaacaaacaaattatgAG GGAAACAATGCACCTCAGAAGGAGTATGCAATGATGAAGATACAAGCTTTGACAATATCAATGTTTCCAGTAAATTACTTCTTTTCATTTCTATACTACACTGATCCTGGGTCAACACTGTTTGTACTTGCTGCGTATTTGGCAAATCTAAAATCAATGCACAAGACTTCTGCTTTTCTGGGATTGTTTTCAGTTTTCTTCAGACAGACGAATATTGTATGGGTGTTGTTCTTAGCTGGTTGTACTGCAGTAAAGGAAATGGTGAAAGCAGATTCTatagaaaaaatagaaacatCACCAGATATTAAAGATAAACTCGTGCG GTTTCTTGTGGGGATCGTATCAGCTGCTATCAAATACCTTCTCGTTATCGACAATTTCCTACGAATTCTCAAGCTGGTTTGGCCATATTTGTTTGTACTAGCATCATTTGCTATGTTCATATTGATCAATGGGGGTATTGTACTTGGAGACAAACTCAATCATGAGGTTTCTCTCCATGCTCCACAGTTGTTATACTTTTTTGGATTCGCTTTATTTTTCAGTTCTCCTTTCTTGATTTCTTTGTCACAGATCAGAAACTTTTTTGCCGCTGTAGTGAAAAATCCGTTGAAATTTATGACATTTGCTCTAATCTGTATCCTATTGATCATTAAATACACGCACATTCACATTTTTGTACTTTCGGACAATCGTCACTATACCTTTTACCTATGTCGATATGTTTTAAAATATCCACTGTTTCGTCTCTTGCTAGTTCCATTGTATATTTATGCTGGCTGGGCCATGAATCAACGATTAGATAGTCCTAGATGTTTGGGAATATGGaagcttgtattgttaatttgtATATGTGCTGTTACGGTTCCGCAAAAGTTAATTGAGGTGCGTTATTTCATTATCCCTTACATACTGTTTCGAGTAAATATTCGTGTGACAGAAATGTATCAGGTAGTTCTGGAGTTTCTGTTGTACTTCCTAATCAATGCCTTTACTCTCTATGTTTTCTTTACAAAGGAGATTGTGTGGCCTGACATTAATGATCCTCAAAGAATTATTTGGTGA
- the LOC120339581 gene encoding dol-P-Glc:Glc(2)Man(9)GlcNAc(2)-PP-Dol alpha-1,2-glucosyltransferase-like isoform X2, with protein MLLHVGLYVLCSAAILQAVCQILPAPFIDEIFHIPQAQHYCNGSFSEGNNAPQKEYAMMKIQALTISMFPVNYFFSFLYYTDPGSTLFVLAAYLANLKSMHKTSAFLGLFSVFFRQTNIVWVLFLAGCTAVKEMVKADSIEKIETSPDIKDKLVRFLVGIVSAAIKYLLVIDNFLRILKLVWPYLFVLASFAMFILINGGIVLGDKLNHEVSLHAPQLLYFFGFALFFSSPFLISLSQIRNFFAAVVKNPLKFMTFALICILLIIKYTHIHIFVLSDNRHYTFYLCRYVLKYPLFRLLLVPLYIYAGWAMNQRLDSPRCLGIWKLVLLICICAVTVPQKLIEVRYFIIPYILFRVNIRVTEMYQVVLEFLLYFLINAFTLYVFFTKEIVWPDINDPQRIIW; from the exons ATGCTATTGCATGTGGGATTATATGTTCTTTGCAGTGCTGCTATATTGCAAGCAGTTTGTCAGATTCTGCCTGCTCCATTCATTGATGAAATCTTTCACATACCACAAGCTCAACATTACTGCAACGGATCGTTTTCTGAG GGAAACAATGCACCTCAGAAGGAGTATGCAATGATGAAGATACAAGCTTTGACAATATCAATGTTTCCAGTAAATTACTTCTTTTCATTTCTATACTACACTGATCCTGGGTCAACACTGTTTGTACTTGCTGCGTATTTGGCAAATCTAAAATCAATGCACAAGACTTCTGCTTTTCTGGGATTGTTTTCAGTTTTCTTCAGACAGACGAATATTGTATGGGTGTTGTTCTTAGCTGGTTGTACTGCAGTAAAGGAAATGGTGAAAGCAGATTCTatagaaaaaatagaaacatCACCAGATATTAAAGATAAACTCGTGCG GTTTCTTGTGGGGATCGTATCAGCTGCTATCAAATACCTTCTCGTTATCGACAATTTCCTACGAATTCTCAAGCTGGTTTGGCCATATTTGTTTGTACTAGCATCATTTGCTATGTTCATATTGATCAATGGGGGTATTGTACTTGGAGACAAACTCAATCATGAGGTTTCTCTCCATGCTCCACAGTTGTTATACTTTTTTGGATTCGCTTTATTTTTCAGTTCTCCTTTCTTGATTTCTTTGTCACAGATCAGAAACTTTTTTGCCGCTGTAGTGAAAAATCCGTTGAAATTTATGACATTTGCTCTAATCTGTATCCTATTGATCATTAAATACACGCACATTCACATTTTTGTACTTTCGGACAATCGTCACTATACCTTTTACCTATGTCGATATGTTTTAAAATATCCACTGTTTCGTCTCTTGCTAGTTCCATTGTATATTTATGCTGGCTGGGCCATGAATCAACGATTAGATAGTCCTAGATGTTTGGGAATATGGaagcttgtattgttaatttgtATATGTGCTGTTACGGTTCCGCAAAAGTTAATTGAGGTGCGTTATTTCATTATCCCTTACATACTGTTTCGAGTAAATATTCGTGTGACAGAAATGTATCAGGTAGTTCTGGAGTTTCTGTTGTACTTCCTAATCAATGCCTTTACTCTCTATGTTTTCTTTACAAAGGAGATTGTGTGGCCTGACATTAATGATCCTCAAAGAATTATTTGGTGA